TGACAAACTTCACACTATGTATGTAGTTAGTTTCCTACCACCTTAGAGGTGTCAGTTTCATTTTCAGTAGTTGTATGTCATCATTTCATCAAATGAGGTTATCAGCATGTATGTGCCAAACTGTTTCTATGACCATGGATTTTTTTATTGTTTGAGCCATGGTAAATTCATACTTCATAAGGTGAAAAAAATTGAAGCATGGTAACTTTATTGTTTGTACCATGGTAGATTTTTTTTCCAACCATGCcaattgttttctatttgtttggACCATGCTACTTTTTATTTTGTAGACCATGCCAACATTATATTATGTGACATGGAAAATTTATTTCTACAACCATGGCATTTTTATTGTTTGAACCATGGCAAATTCATACTTCATAACATGACACGAAAAGTTATGAACCATGGCAACTTTATTGTTTGCACCATGGCAGATTTCTTTTTCAACCATGGCAATTTTTCTTTTTGTTTGGATCATGGCTACTTTTTTGTATTTTAGAACATGGCAAAATTATACTGTGGACCATGCcaatttttattattttcaaaCATGGGAAATTCTTTGTGTTTTAGTCTACACCACCATGGAAACTTTTATCGCTCATATCATTCCCCAATTCTTTTCTTTTTGTAACTTTTTTAAAAGTACGACAAATCTGTTGAATAGAGCATCCTAAAAAATTCTACACCATGGCAATTTTCGgtaaaaatttccatgtgatcATTAGATGCATTATAGTCATTTCCCATGTTTCTAGAGAACATTTTTCCTTAATTTTGGTGCCATGTGAGTGATTCTTATGTTACAACATACAATTAGTTCTCTTAAATCTCGTTTTTAATTTCATGGCAATTATAGTTTTCCATCTTGGcaatttttccttttttgttttcatAACATTTTTAATTTGTTGGATCATTTTTATCATTGAAAAAATATTAAAACCTTGCTGGCATATTTTTTGTGATGTAGGTTTTAATTATTTTGTAGTTGAGCAGTGGCAATTTTCTGTAGGGATTTCTTTCTTTTTATAGTTTATCATGCCAATTTTCTGAGGTGTTTTTTTAAAGGTCACCAAGTATTTTGTTACAGAAGCCCAATAGTAAACGACATGCTCACTCAGCTAAATGGTGCGGCGCGTTTCGCTCGGTGGCAGGGGCCACTCGCGTCGAAGTTATCGGTCGGCCAAGTGGCTTCCTCCTACCGAACGTTTCGTTCACGCTGAGATGCCTGGGAATCGAACGTCAGGTAGTTATCAAAGTCCATAAACAGTATGTTCAGATGTCCAAATTCTCTTTAAGATTGTGATGACTTGCATACTTTTTCTTTGAGAACACAATACATAATAGGTgatcatatatacgcgcatacattcatccctatgaacgcatgaATACCCTATCgctatgagcatctccgagagactgagccggcatgtgATAACTTACATGCTTAACCGTGGGTATTGATTTTCCTTTACTTAACTATTAAGTTTGTAACATGTGTTTTATCATTGGGGATGATGGATCTCTCGATTGTTCCATTTACCGGCCACCCATCGCGCTGTACACTGTACTACTGTATGCGCCCCCATACGTTCCGTTCGTACACGTGGCAGCCGTCCCTCAGCGTCCTGCCCGTGGGCCCACGCCCCGAGTCACCTACAATTATTCAGCGTACCACTCGGCTTGATTTTGTTTTCCGGCCTCCGCTTTATAAGCACGGGAATCCCCAGCCCCAGGTACGCACGGAGAGGAGGCTCGGGCAAATCATACTCAGCCAGGAGACTAGGAGAGCCCCCCGTCCCCTTTCTCCTCCACCGAGCTCCCGCTCCCGAGGAACTCCTCTGCCATGGCGCCCCCTCTCTCCTCCTGGCCATGGGCGAGCCTGGGCATATACAAGGCACGCACCGAGCACCTCCTTTTTTCTCATCCTCACCGTCTCATGTTTTCCTCGTTGACTGACATCTTCGTTGTGCTGCATGATCGGTGGTCGACGGACGGACGCGCGCAGTACTTCCTGCTGGGCCCGCTCGTGTGGAAGGTGGCGCAGGAGTGGGCGGAGCAGGGCGGCGCGCCGCTGGGCTCGCGGTGGCTGCacctgctgctgctcttctccgcCCGCGGGCTGACGTACCAGTTCTGGTTCTCCTACAGCAACATGCTcttcctcacccgccgccgccgtgtcgTCCCCGACGGCGTCGACTTCCGCCAGGTCGACCACGAGTGGGACTGGTAAGCacactcctctcctcctcctcaagcTCGCTCGCTCGATCCGCATGCGACCTGCATGCCGGTTGGTAACTCGGTAACAAGCTCCGGTAGTTCGCTGCCTCCCTCCCCGGGTTTTCGGGATGTCTGTGCTTCAACACGAAGCGCATGGGCACGAGTAACAAGCATCCATGAGTAAAGAAAAAAGCACTCCGTGTATTTTAAGTGCAGCACGACAGTTAGTTTATGGCGCTATGAATGCAACTCCAACCTATAAACCGAGCATTTCTGTGTCAAGCCGTCCGGAATGTTTCTTGCGTCCAGAGTCTAGACTCCGTGGAGCCAAAGAGATGTTGGACACGTCGGGCGCACCGGCAATTGCCATGGCATTCTTCAACCGCCATGACGTTTCCCGAGCTCCCTTTTCCCGGTCAATATGTCACACCGCTGAAATCCTGAAACATTATATTGTTTGAACATTACGTCGGCACACACATTTCTGATAAGATGACCTGACAGCAACTAGTAAGCCGGTAAATGGTGTACAGTACACTATAGTTTATCTTGTCATTTTTTTCGGATGAATGATTTTTTCTTGCTCTGCTGGACCCACCCGCAGGGATAACTTCCTGGTGTTGCAAACGCTGATTGGTGCGGCGCTGGTCAACGGCCCGCTGCCCCTCCCGGGACTGGAGGATCTCCGCGTGTGGGACCCGCGGGGGCTGGGCATCGCGCTGCTGCTGCATGTGGGCTTCTCAGAGCCCGTGTTCTACTGGGCCCACCGGGCCCTTCACGGGACCCCGCTCTTCGGCCAGTACCACGCCGGGCACCACTCCACGGCGGTGACCCAGCCATTGACAGGTACGTACGTACGCGGTACGCGGCAGCGAAGCATGGTTGCAGGCAGGATCGCAGCCGCAGAGCCGAGCAGTGCTCCAGCCAACCCAACCCAACCAAACAGCCCCAGTGGCAAAAAGAAGAAGAGACAAAGCATGTGTGCCCGTGCTGCATGGCAGCCCCGTCTTTTTTCTCTGATTCGTGACATGCACCAGACACCGATGCCAACCAAATTGTGCCACGATATTCTCCGTAGTAATAGTAGTATACGTTTTTACCATGCACGCAGCCTTGCAGCATCAGTAGTTACCATGCATGGTAACAATGCAGCAACAAGTAGACATTGTTAGTTACAGTTACAGTGGCCAATAGTAGAAAGGATTTCCATCTCTGAGCAAGTCTTTTTcttcttgtttggtggcagctgGATTCGGCACGCCGTTGGAGGCCCTGCTGCTGACGCTGACGATGGGGGTCCCGTTGGCAGGGGCCTTCCTGATGGGGGCTGGGTCCCTGGGCCTGGTCTACGTGCACCTCCTCACGTTCGACTATCTTCGGAGCATGGGGTACAGCAACGTGGAGGTCATCTCTCACAGGGTCTTCGAGGCTGTTCCTCCGCTCAGATACCTCATCTACACCCCGACGTGAGTCAAAACCCTTTTATTTTTCGACAGTAGTACAATAAGCACGCAATTATTTAGCAGTAAAAGCAGTCATTCTTCACGCGTGGTAATTCCTGTTCCTTCTCCCCTGCCGTCTGCATGTGACACGCTAGCCATCCATTATCCTTTGCAGAGCACAGTAAATCTGCTGCACTCGCGTGTTTGTTTATCTGTTTACATCCTTGTCCCAAGTGGTTGGAATGGAAATTAAGGTCGATCGCCGAGGTAGGATTTGATTGGTTGTGCTAATCCATGCGTAATGTGTTGCTATGCAGGTATCTGAGCCTGCACCACAGGGAGAAGGACTCCAATTTCTGCCTGTTCATGCCGCTCTTCGACCTCCTGGGCGGCACCCTAAACTCCAAGTCATGGGAGCTGCAGAAGGAGATCTACAAGGGTACGCGATTACTAATCACCCGAGGACCCCTACACTCATCAATTTTATTCTCGCACAGTAGCGATAGGAGTACGTAGTACGTGTACGAACGAACTAACAGGAGCATAGTAACATTAATGAGGCATGCATCTGCATGCATGTGTCGCCGTCTTGTGTTGGTCCCCGTTCAGCACTTCATTAACCAACTAATCAAGCAATGGCGTGTGCTTttcgaagtactccctccgttcctaaatatttgtctttctaaacatTTCAAGAAGTGACTACATaatgagcaaaatgagtgaacctacactctgaAACATGtgtacatacatccgtatgtggtagtcatttgaaatatctagaaagacaaatatttaggaacggagggagtaatcattatCAAGCAAAGCAACTAACGACCGGACGTACGTTGGTTTGTACACACATGGTGCAGGGAAGAATGATCGGGTGCCGGAGTTCGTGTTCCTGGTGCACGTGGTGGACATCATGTCGTCGATGCACGTCCCGTTCGTGCTGCGCTCCATCTCCTCGGTGCCGTTCGAGAACCACCTCATCCTGCTCCCCTTCTGGCCCGTGGCCTTGGTCTACGGGATGCTCATGTGGTGCTGCTCCAAGACCTTCCTCGTCAGCTTCTACTACCTCCGCGGCCGCCTCCACCAGACCTGGAGCGTGCCCCGCCACGGCTTCCAGTACTTCATCCCGGCCGCCAAGGCCGGCATCAACCGCCAGATCGAGCTCGCCATCCTCCGCGCAGACAGGATGGGCGTCAAGGTCCTCAGCCTCGCCGCCCTCAACAAGGTACCGCGTGCATGCACTGCACCATCCGTCCATTAATGAATGAAGCCACATCTTCTTTTCGTTTAGGTGTTGGTTGTAAGTCTGCTGCCACACTACTACTTCAGAACAGATAGAGGCTACGGTGCAACTACCACCCCATGCCTCTTTGCTGCTGGTCTGTCCGTGTCTAGTTGGCCGGCGCCCCGCTGCAGTGGTGTGCAGCACAGTGCTCCGCCACTGCTAGCGCTAGGTAGGAGAGTGGTAGTACTCAATCAGACGGGAGATCGGTAGGAGCACAGCGGGAGCCGGGAGGCATGTGAGCGCATTCAAGAGCGGCAATGGCGAATGGCGCGCGGGCCTAGTCGGCGACGACGCAAAGCGCGCGGCGCATGGGAGAAGTACTATACAGTTGAGATCGGGATCGAGAGGTCGGCCATGCAGAGGCACATTACTGTGTCGTTGGCAGGAATACCACCCCATGCGCTAGCTAGCTGGTGGGTGGGGTGGCGCGGCAGCAACCAAAGGTGGCCAAGTTGTCCTTGCCGTTCCCGCTTGCATGTGCCGGCGACAGCACTGTGGCTGCGAGTGGGCCACAAAGCCATCTATCTATCGATAGCCGGCCCGGCCGATCTGAGGCGTTTGCCGTGGAGCGCTTTGGCACGGCTTCTTTATCCTGCCCCCCTCGCTCACGTGGCCCAATCGCGGCGCGCAATTTCAGTGgctggtgcatgcatgcatgcctgccATGGGGAAGCACTGTGCGTGGATCGAGGGGCACAGGGCTTGCAGAGAGCAGGCCTGGGCCAGCAAAGAGTCGGCCTGCGCCGTCCCTTGGTCGCGCATGGGTTGGGTTGGTTGTTGCCAAGATCTCTGCGTGGATTCGGCGGCCTGGTCCCGCTCGAGCTCTGGGCTGTGCCTGTCAGCCTGTGCCGTGCTGAACGAACGGAGGCCGGCAGATAAGTCGGTACAGTGTATGTCTGTATTGCTGTACCTGCACAATCCCAAACTGTTTACAGTGACGGGTTTATACGAGAACAGTCCTCCCAGAACCATCCAGCTTCTGAACAATCTTTTTTTTGAGAAGTACG
Above is a window of Triticum aestivum cultivar Chinese Spring chromosome 6B, IWGSC CS RefSeq v2.1, whole genome shotgun sequence DNA encoding:
- the LOC123136569 gene encoding very-long-chain aldehyde decarbonylase GL1-2 encodes the protein MAPPLSSWPWASLGIYKYFLLGPLVWKVAQEWAEQGGAPLGSRWLHLLLLFSARGLTYQFWFSYSNMLFLTRRRRVVPDGVDFRQVDHEWDWDNFLVLQTLIGAALVNGPLPLPGLEDLRVWDPRGLGIALLLHVGFSEPVFYWAHRALHGTPLFGQYHAGHHSTAVTQPLTAGFGTPLEALLLTLTMGVPLAGAFLMGAGSLGLVYVHLLTFDYLRSMGYSNVEVISHRVFEAVPPLRYLIYTPTYLSLHHREKDSNFCLFMPLFDLLGGTLNSKSWELQKEIYKGKNDRVPEFVFLVHVVDIMSSMHVPFVLRSISSVPFENHLILLPFWPVALVYGMLMWCCSKTFLVSFYYLRGRLHQTWSVPRHGFQYFIPAAKAGINRQIELAILRADRMGVKVLSLAALNKNEALNGGGTLFVDKHPDLRVRVVHGNTLTAAVILNEIPSNTKEVFLTGATSKLGRAIALYLCRKRIRVMMLTMSSERFLKIQREAPAEFQQYLVQVTKYQAAQNCKTWIVGKWLSPREQRWAPPGTHFHQFAVPPIIGFRRDCTYGKLAAMRLPKDVQGLGSCEYTMERGVVHACHAGGVVHFLEGWEHHEVGALDVDRIDVVWKAALKHGLTPV